In one Vanessa tameamea isolate UH-Manoa-2023 chromosome 12, ilVanTame1 primary haplotype, whole genome shotgun sequence genomic region, the following are encoded:
- the LOC113401482 gene encoding cadherin-87A isoform X2 translates to MASRWPAAVVCVAAVFFHVGFTNKLPVFLQDMDNLALYESTAVGDTVYTLQGTTDPEGLPIKYGLVGTDKFSVNSSTGEVTLILPLDREKEDTIKFLVSIENEDPDTKNTLYQSQPVTVIVLDENDNPPTFKNSPYEVDVPEDEEIGKTILRNIEVEDIDSVGDSLEVGCVPNKQWPEVCDYFEVVSLHSTANQYNGALVLKKKLDYNDKQFYQFQIYATDGSLQSTAHVEVKVVDVQNSPPVFSGSLSGALAEDAPVGTVALIIKARDADRAQPRDVKLELITNPLDFFWLDSTTGELKTAKPLDREALADPSSPLNLTVRASEIVNGVPLVSDLTSSLATVTITIKDVNDEPPRFNRREYSVGLPESLPPGTPLPNLDMVVTDTDVGLNSVFTLRLSDEMGAFVIEPSVATGSATVTLRLNSSLDYEDPNQRKFILEVIAEELHTAPRLSSKASVTVSLWDVNDNAPQFADEPYAAAVPEAAPPAARVAALRATDRDTGRYGTEGIVYQLSGNGAELFHVDNRSGVITVAACPTPGRPPCLDYETRRDYFLQYKATDDDGAGQMTVVSLQISLTDSNDNPPVFITPVYKASIDEDAVKFEPELIVQARDIDTTSDIRYSIAYPPNSPFWIEPITGRISVLGHAVLNSTEDNRIVLTVLATDGVHNSTCKVEITIRDVNNHAPSFDTDKYDANIAEDAAVGTEVAAVRATDLDSGVNAEIKYGIQKGALDSFVVDNVTGVVTVASKLDFDRKNTYRIQIVATDMGIPSLTGTTELTIHVINVNDKKPSFTPPVQRAEVSADAEVGTLLHNLIAVDPDITDNGQLLYELATDRVIRAVDKNGKEVTEEGIFGSWFSVHPNGSVAVSQSLDRARAAVVTLPVAVSDASAPTLQRTDGELIINIVDVNRHAPVFGQPAYVERILEEQPVGTVLNTYTATDRETPIASIVIHPPSPYFEIDNVTGVVKTSQRIDYEKIHSINFTLVAYDSGVPQLSTSAGVLVEVVNVNDEEPKFTNSTYSAVLEEHAKAHTSVLTVAAVDKDEGEFGEVTYSLSGESASLFSIDPLSGVVSVAADVDREVTPELWLRAVAADSAPPPLRKSASVPIHITVLDINDNPPVFTQKVYKSTIAENLQLDPPAAILQVLAEDKDVGINGKVVYSILEQSEPGAFTVDPSSGIIYPTRAVAGGARHALAVRARDAGGRGLADAARVDISVLRVNRHSPAFVAPPAERPLEIPEHAAQADYLVTTVKAIDEDPGENGQVSYYLKVDNQNVGETQEFSLDQNTGELKTKTFLDREQQAEYQLVIAAVDNGKPAQFETLRLLTVVLVDDEDHAPRFLHRHHQFSVKENLPSGIIVGSVKAIDKDSGDNGKVYYHVLEGNQDGSFILDRTQGIIRANMTFDREIEDEYSMTIYASNNPILEHAAAILNSIDNSTDSQDISVTTVKIKILDENDNEPKFQQKIYYAGVKHTARVNEPIISIVAEDPDLDENGTLIYMVAASNLYKFGASQSTGSVVPSPFNVSQDGILTTANYMSEYNNDRFVLDVIAQELAPPHRQAKAQVYLWIIDRSSLIRMVVSRGCSAPVEGVQKKLADAGQALLVAGRRLPLVQADRRYDDWCEIHLHAVDPESYQVLPVDKVLETIDSKYDQLKDVYQQFGVETLIAASATSKAPDSFDPALATLIALLIVLFTGIVTFIVVCACLKHWVIPPPSLQSSKGDSLARRRILEELSTTENPLWLETKLRPYEEQELTMNVFGDQNEQNAEQPPLVDNTYATIAGGRGDYATLAGDSPTPLEAALGFQGSTFKPPSPDTPEPPPRPAGLGPLS, encoded by the exons ATGGCGTCGAGATGGCCTGCTGCGGTGGTCTGCGTTGCAGCTGTGTTCTTCCACGTTG GCTTCACGAACAAGCTGCCTGTTTTCCTTCAAGACATGGACAATTTAGCATTGTACGAAAGTACGGCGGTAGGAGATACTGTATACACACTGCAAGGAACGACCGATCCAGAGGGTTTACCT atTAAATATGGACTCGTTGGGACCGACAAATTTTCCGTCAACTCCTCGACTGGCGAAGTCACACTGATACTTCCTTTAGACAGAGAG AAAGAAGATACGATAAAGTTCCTGGTGTCTATTGAAAACGAGGATCCTGATACGAAAAATACATTGTACCAATCCCAGCCAGTCACTGTCATTGTATTGGATGAAAATGATAACCCACCAACTTTCAAAAAT AGTCCTTACGAAGTAGATGTACCAGAAGACGAAGAGATTGGAAAAACGATTTTACGAAACATTGAGGTTGAAGATATCGATTCCGTTGGTGATAGCTTGGAAGTTGGTTGCGTTCCTAATAAACag TGGCCCGAAGTATGTGACTACTTCGAAGTTGTGAGTCTCCATTCAACCGCCAACCAGTACAATGGCGCCTTGGTCCTCAAGAAGAAGTTGGACTACAACGATAAACAGTTTTATCAGTTCCAGATATATGCCACG gaTGGTAGTCTCCAATCGACGGCGCATGTTGAAGTGAAGGTGGTAGACGTCCAGAACAGTCCGCCCGTATTTAGTGGGTCCCTCAGTGGGGCCTTAGCTGAGGATGCACCTGTGGGTACGGTGGCCCTGATCATTAAAGCCAGAGATGCCGATAGAGCTCAACCGAGGGACGTCAAGCTGGAACTCATAACAA atccTCTTGACTTTTTTTGGCTGGACAGCACTACGGGTGAACTAAAAACAGCTAAACCATTGGACAGAGAAGCGCTTGCTGATCCATCTTCTCCACTCAATCTAACAGTTAGG GCGAGCGAAATAGTAAATGGCGTACCATTAGTCTCCGATCTCACATCGTCTCTGGCGACGGTGACCATCACCATCAAGGACGTGAACGACGAGCCGCCGAGGTTCAATCGTCGCGAGTACAGCGTGGGGCTGCCCGAGAGCTTGCCGCCCGGCACGCCGCTACCCAACCTCGACATGGTGGTAACTGACACCGATGTG GGCTTAAACTCAGTATTCACACTCCGCCTGTCCGATGAGATGGGAGCATTCGTGATCGAACCCTCCGTGGCTACCGGCAGCGCTACCGTTACCCTGAGACTGAATTCTAGTCTGGACTATGAAGATCCAAATCAGAGGAAATTTATTTTGGAG GTGATCGCGGAGGAGCTGCACACGGCGCCGCGGCTGTCGTCCAAGGCCAGCGTCACGGTGTCGCTGTGGGACGTCAACGACAACGCGCCGCAGTTCGCGGACGAGCCCTACGCCGCCGCCGTGCCCGaggccgcgccgcccgccgcgcgcgtGGCCGCGCTGCGCGCCACCGACCGCGACACCGGCAG ATACGGAACTGAGGGTATAGTGTACCAACTATCCGGTAACGGTGCAGAACTGTTCCACGTGGACAACCGCAGCGGAGTGATAACGGTCGCCGCCTGTCCCACGCCGGGTCGGCCTCCCTGTCTCGACTACGAGACCAGGAGAgactatttcttacagtataAG GCAACAGATGATGACGGAGCGGGACAGATGACAGTCGTATCTCTTCAAATATCCCTCACTGATTCGAACGACAATCCACCAGTTTTCATCACACCGGTTTACAAAGCATCTATAGATGAGGATGCTGTGAAATTTGAACCGGAgttaatt GTGCAAGCTAGGGATATCGACACTACGTCTGACATTCGGTACTCAATAGCCTACCCTCCGAACTCTCCGTTCTGGATCGAACCCATCACTGGCAGGATATCAGTGCTAGGTCACGCTGTTCTAAACTCCACTGAAGATAATCGGATTGTTCTTACTGTTTTG GCCACAGACGGAGTGCACAATTCAACGTGTAAGGTTGAAATCACAATTCGAGATGTCAACAACCATGCGCCTTCTTTCGATACGGATAAATATGATGCGAATATCGCTGAAGATGCTGCTGTTG GTACTGAAGTGGCTGCGGTCCGGGCGACAGATTTGGATAGTGGGGTAAACGCAGAGATCAAGTACGGCATCCAGAAAGGAGCACTGGACTCTTTCGTCGTGGACAACGTAACGGGCGTCGTCACCGTGGCGTCCAAGCTGGACTTCGATCGGAAGAACACGTATCGGATACAAATTGTTGCAACTGATATGG gtATACCGAGTCTAACCGGAACAACGGAACTCACGATTCATGTAATCAACGTGAACGACAAGAAGCCCTCTTTCACCCCTCCCGTCCAGAGAGCAGAGGTGTCCGCTGACGCTGAGGTCGGCACCCTCCTGCACAACCTCATCGCTGTGGATCCGGATATCACCGACAACGGACAGTTGCTGTACGAGTTGGCCACGGACAGGGTGATACGAGCCGTGGATAAAAATGGGAAAGag GTAACCGAGGAAGGAATATTCGGCTCGTGGTTCTCCGTGCACCCCAACGGCAGCGTCGCCGTGTCGCAGAGCCTCGACCGGGCCCGGGCGGCCGTCGTCACGCTGCCCGTCGCCGTCAGCGACGCTTCGGCGCCCACGCTGCAGAGGACTGATG gagaattaataataaacatagttGATGTCAATCGTCACGCTCCTGTCTTCGGTCAGCCAGCTTACGTAGAGCGAATACTGGAAGAGCAGCCCGTAGGTACCGTGCTCAATACGTACACGGCGACTGATCGGGAGACGCCTATCGCCTCTATTGTCATACACCCACCGAGTCCGTACTTTGAAATCGATAATGTCACTG GAGTAGTCAAAACATCCCAGCGCATCGATTACGAGAAAATCCATTCAATAAACTTTACCCTCGTCGCGTATGACTCCGGTGTACCTCAGCTGTCAACATCCGCTGGTGTTCTGGTAGAGGTCGTGAATGTGAACGACGAGGAGCCGAAGTTCACAAACTCTACGTACAGCGCAGTGTTGGAGGAACACGCGAAGGCTCATACCAGCGTCCTTACCGTGGCTGCTGTTGACAAGGATGAAG GTGAATTCGGCGAGGTGACGTACAGCCTGTCGGGCGAGTCGGCGTCGCTGTTCAGCATCGACCCGCTGTCGGGCGTGGTGTCGGTGGCGGCGGACGTGGACCGCGAGGTGACGCCCGAGCTGTGGCTGCGCGCCGTGGCCGCCGACAGCGCGCCCCCGCCCCTGCGCAAGTCCGCCAGCGTGCCG ATACACATAACGGTTCTGGACATCAACGACAATCCCCCGGTCTTCACTCAGAAAGTATACAAGAGTACCATTGCCGAGAACTTGCAGCTCGACCCCCCCGCCGCGATACTCCAGGTCCTCGCCGAGGACAAAGACGTGGGGATCAACGGGAAAGTTGTATATAGCATATTGGAACAAAGCGAACCAG GAGCGTTCACGGTGGACCCGAGCAGCGGCATCATCTACCCCACGCGCGCggtggcgggcggcgcgcggcaCGCGCTGGCCGTGCGCGCGCGCGACGCGGGCGGGCGCGGGCTGGCGGACGCGGCGCGCGTCGACATCTCCGTGCTGCGCGTCAACCGCCACAGCCCCGCCTTCGTGGCGCCGCCCGCCGAGCGCCCGCTCGAGATACCCGAG CACGCAGCGCAGGCCGATTACCTTGTAACGACAGTGAAAGCTATAGACGAAGATCCCGGAGAGAACGGACAAGTTTCCTACTATCTGAAAGTGGATAATCAGAATGTTGGTGAAACTCAAGAATTTAGTCTCGACCAGAATACCGGTGAACTTAAGACCAAAACTTTCTTAGATAGAGAACAACAGGCCGAGTATCAG ttgGTAATCGCAGCGGTAGATAATGGTAAGCCAGCTCAATTTGAAACGTTGCGTCTTCTAACAGTGGTGCTGGTAGATGATGAAGATCACGCGCCACGGTTTCTTCATCGCCACCACCAATTTTCAGTAAAAGAAAATCTACCTTCTGGGATAATCGTTG gAAGTGTCAAAGCAATAGACAAAGATTCGGGTGATAATGGAAAGGTATACTATCATGTACTGGAAGGCAATCAGGATGGAAGCTTCATACTTGACAGGACACAGGGAATCATTCGAGCTAATATGACATTCGACAG AGAAATAGAAGACGAGTATTCGATGACAATATATGCCAGCAACAATCCAATACTAGAGCACGCGGCGGCCATCTTGAACTCCATAGACAACAGCACAGACAGCCAAGACATCAGTGTGACCACCGtcaaaattaagatattagATGAAAATGACAACGAGCCGAAAttccaacaaaaaatatattatgctg GTGTAAAGCACACGGCTCGCGTCAACGAGCCCATCATATCCATCGTGGCCGAGGACCCCGACCTCGACGAGAATGGAACTCTGATCTACATGGTGGCCGCCTCCAACCTGTACAAGTTCGGCGCCTCCCAGTCCACTGGCAGCGTGGTGCCTTCGCCGTTTAACGTTAGCCAGGATG GTATCCTCACGACGGCTAACTACATGTCCGAATACAACAACGATCGTTTCGTGCTGGATGTTATCGCACAGGAACTCGCTCCGCCGCACAGACAAGCAAAGGCCCAGGTTTAT CTCTGGATTATCGATCGGTCATCACTCATCCGCATGGTAGTTTCTCGAGGGTGTTCAGCTCCAGTGGAAGGGGTACAAAAGAAGCTAGCTGACGCTGGACAAGCTTTGCTGGTCGCTGGTAGAAGGTTACCACTGGTGCAAGCGGACAGGCGGTATGATGACTG GTGTGAGATCCACTTACACGCAGTAGACCCGGAGTCGTATCAAGTGTTACCGGTTGACAAAGTTCTGGAAACTATCGACTCGAAATACGATCAGCTTAAAGACGTGTATCAGCAGTTTGGCGTCGAGACTCTCATTGCTGCCAGTGCTACTTCGAAAG CACCGGACAGTTTCGATCCAGCTCTGGCGACGCTGATAGCTCTTCTAATTGTGTTGTTCACGGGGATTGTAACATTCATAGTCGTTTGCGCCTGCCTTAAGCATTG GGTGATACCACCTCCATCGCTTCAGTCGAGCAAAGGTGACAGTCTAGCGAGGCGACGGATATTAGAAGAGTTGAGTACAACTGAGAACCCGCTGTGGCTGGAGACGAAGCTGAGACCTTACGAAGAGCAGGAACTGACAATGAATGTCTTCGGAGATCAAAATGAACAGAATGCGGAACAGCCTCCTTTG GTCGACAACACGTACGCCACGATCGCGGGCGGGCGCGGGGACTACGCCACGCTGGCCGGAGACTCGCCCACGCCGCTCGAGGCCGCGCTCGGCTTCCAG ggTAGCACATTCAAGCCGCCTTCTCCTGACACGCCGGAGCCACCGCCGAGGCCGGCCGGTCTTGGACCATTGTCATG A
- the LOC113401482 gene encoding cadherin-87A isoform X1, giving the protein MASRWPAAVVCVAAVFFHVGFTNKLPVFLQDMDNLALYESTAVGDTVYTLQGTTDPEGLPIKYGLVGTDKFSVNSSTGEVTLILPLDREKEDTIKFLVSIENEDPDTKNTLYQSQPVTVIVLDENDNPPTFKNSPYEVDVPEDEEIGKTILRNIEVEDIDSVGDSLEVGCVPNKQWPEVCDYFEVVSLHSTANQYNGALVLKKKLDYNDKQFYQFQIYATDGSLQSTAHVEVKVVDVQNSPPVFSGSLSGALAEDAPVGTVALIIKARDADRAQPRDVKLELITNPLDFFWLDSTTGELKTAKPLDREALADPSSPLNLTVRASEIVNGVPLVSDLTSSLATVTITIKDVNDEPPRFNRREYSVGLPESLPPGTPLPNLDMVVTDTDVGLNSVFTLRLSDEMGAFVIEPSVATGSATVTLRLNSSLDYEDPNQRKFILEVIAEELHTAPRLSSKASVTVSLWDVNDNAPQFADEPYAAAVPEAAPPAARVAALRATDRDTGRYGTEGIVYQLSGNGAELFHVDNRSGVITVAACPTPGRPPCLDYETRRDYFLQYKATDDDGAGQMTVVSLQISLTDSNDNPPVFITPVYKASIDEDAVKFEPELIVQARDIDTTSDIRYSIAYPPNSPFWIEPITGRISVLGHAVLNSTEDNRIVLTVLATDGVHNSTCKVEITIRDVNNHAPSFDTDKYDANIAEDAAVGTEVAAVRATDLDSGVNAEIKYGIQKGALDSFVVDNVTGVVTVASKLDFDRKNTYRIQIVATDMGIPSLTGTTELTIHVINVNDKKPSFTPPVQRAEVSADAEVGTLLHNLIAVDPDITDNGQLLYELATDRVIRAVDKNGKEVTEEGIFGSWFSVHPNGSVAVSQSLDRARAAVVTLPVAVSDASAPTLQRTDGELIINIVDVNRHAPVFGQPAYVERILEEQPVGTVLNTYTATDRETPIASIVIHPPSPYFEIDNVTGVVKTSQRIDYEKIHSINFTLVAYDSGVPQLSTSAGVLVEVVNVNDEEPKFTNSTYSAVLEEHAKAHTSVLTVAAVDKDEGEFGEVTYSLSGESASLFSIDPLSGVVSVAADVDREVTPELWLRAVAADSAPPPLRKSASVPIHITVLDINDNPPVFTQKVYKSTIAENLQLDPPAAILQVLAEDKDVGINGKVVYSILEQSEPGAFTVDPSSGIIYPTRAVAGGARHALAVRARDAGGRGLADAARVDISVLRVNRHSPAFVAPPAERPLEIPEHAAQADYLVTTVKAIDEDPGENGQVSYYLKVDNQNVGETQEFSLDQNTGELKTKTFLDREQQAEYQLVIAAVDNGKPAQFETLRLLTVVLVDDEDHAPRFLHRHHQFSVKENLPSGIIVGSVKAIDKDSGDNGKVYYHVLEGNQDGSFILDRTQGIIRANMTFDREIEDEYSMTIYASNNPILEHAAAILNSIDNSTDSQDISVTTVKIKILDENDNEPKFQQKIYYAGVKHTARVNEPIISIVAEDPDLDENGTLIYMVAASNLYKFGASQSTGSVVPSPFNVSQDGILTTANYMSEYNNDRFVLDVIAQELAPPHRQAKAQVYLWIIDRSSLIRMVVSRGCSAPVEGVQKKLADAGQALLVAGRRLPLVQADRRYDDWCEIHLHAVDPESYQVLPVDKVLETIDSKYDQLKDVYQQFGVETLIAASATSKAPDSFDPALATLIALLIVLFTGIVTFIVVCACLKHWAPYSRVIPPPSLQSSKGDSLARRRILEELSTTENPLWLETKLRPYEEQELTMNVFGDQNEQNAEQPPLVDNTYATIAGGRGDYATLAGDSPTPLEAALGFQGSTFKPPSPDTPEPPPRPAGLGPLS; this is encoded by the exons ATGGCGTCGAGATGGCCTGCTGCGGTGGTCTGCGTTGCAGCTGTGTTCTTCCACGTTG GCTTCACGAACAAGCTGCCTGTTTTCCTTCAAGACATGGACAATTTAGCATTGTACGAAAGTACGGCGGTAGGAGATACTGTATACACACTGCAAGGAACGACCGATCCAGAGGGTTTACCT atTAAATATGGACTCGTTGGGACCGACAAATTTTCCGTCAACTCCTCGACTGGCGAAGTCACACTGATACTTCCTTTAGACAGAGAG AAAGAAGATACGATAAAGTTCCTGGTGTCTATTGAAAACGAGGATCCTGATACGAAAAATACATTGTACCAATCCCAGCCAGTCACTGTCATTGTATTGGATGAAAATGATAACCCACCAACTTTCAAAAAT AGTCCTTACGAAGTAGATGTACCAGAAGACGAAGAGATTGGAAAAACGATTTTACGAAACATTGAGGTTGAAGATATCGATTCCGTTGGTGATAGCTTGGAAGTTGGTTGCGTTCCTAATAAACag TGGCCCGAAGTATGTGACTACTTCGAAGTTGTGAGTCTCCATTCAACCGCCAACCAGTACAATGGCGCCTTGGTCCTCAAGAAGAAGTTGGACTACAACGATAAACAGTTTTATCAGTTCCAGATATATGCCACG gaTGGTAGTCTCCAATCGACGGCGCATGTTGAAGTGAAGGTGGTAGACGTCCAGAACAGTCCGCCCGTATTTAGTGGGTCCCTCAGTGGGGCCTTAGCTGAGGATGCACCTGTGGGTACGGTGGCCCTGATCATTAAAGCCAGAGATGCCGATAGAGCTCAACCGAGGGACGTCAAGCTGGAACTCATAACAA atccTCTTGACTTTTTTTGGCTGGACAGCACTACGGGTGAACTAAAAACAGCTAAACCATTGGACAGAGAAGCGCTTGCTGATCCATCTTCTCCACTCAATCTAACAGTTAGG GCGAGCGAAATAGTAAATGGCGTACCATTAGTCTCCGATCTCACATCGTCTCTGGCGACGGTGACCATCACCATCAAGGACGTGAACGACGAGCCGCCGAGGTTCAATCGTCGCGAGTACAGCGTGGGGCTGCCCGAGAGCTTGCCGCCCGGCACGCCGCTACCCAACCTCGACATGGTGGTAACTGACACCGATGTG GGCTTAAACTCAGTATTCACACTCCGCCTGTCCGATGAGATGGGAGCATTCGTGATCGAACCCTCCGTGGCTACCGGCAGCGCTACCGTTACCCTGAGACTGAATTCTAGTCTGGACTATGAAGATCCAAATCAGAGGAAATTTATTTTGGAG GTGATCGCGGAGGAGCTGCACACGGCGCCGCGGCTGTCGTCCAAGGCCAGCGTCACGGTGTCGCTGTGGGACGTCAACGACAACGCGCCGCAGTTCGCGGACGAGCCCTACGCCGCCGCCGTGCCCGaggccgcgccgcccgccgcgcgcgtGGCCGCGCTGCGCGCCACCGACCGCGACACCGGCAG ATACGGAACTGAGGGTATAGTGTACCAACTATCCGGTAACGGTGCAGAACTGTTCCACGTGGACAACCGCAGCGGAGTGATAACGGTCGCCGCCTGTCCCACGCCGGGTCGGCCTCCCTGTCTCGACTACGAGACCAGGAGAgactatttcttacagtataAG GCAACAGATGATGACGGAGCGGGACAGATGACAGTCGTATCTCTTCAAATATCCCTCACTGATTCGAACGACAATCCACCAGTTTTCATCACACCGGTTTACAAAGCATCTATAGATGAGGATGCTGTGAAATTTGAACCGGAgttaatt GTGCAAGCTAGGGATATCGACACTACGTCTGACATTCGGTACTCAATAGCCTACCCTCCGAACTCTCCGTTCTGGATCGAACCCATCACTGGCAGGATATCAGTGCTAGGTCACGCTGTTCTAAACTCCACTGAAGATAATCGGATTGTTCTTACTGTTTTG GCCACAGACGGAGTGCACAATTCAACGTGTAAGGTTGAAATCACAATTCGAGATGTCAACAACCATGCGCCTTCTTTCGATACGGATAAATATGATGCGAATATCGCTGAAGATGCTGCTGTTG GTACTGAAGTGGCTGCGGTCCGGGCGACAGATTTGGATAGTGGGGTAAACGCAGAGATCAAGTACGGCATCCAGAAAGGAGCACTGGACTCTTTCGTCGTGGACAACGTAACGGGCGTCGTCACCGTGGCGTCCAAGCTGGACTTCGATCGGAAGAACACGTATCGGATACAAATTGTTGCAACTGATATGG gtATACCGAGTCTAACCGGAACAACGGAACTCACGATTCATGTAATCAACGTGAACGACAAGAAGCCCTCTTTCACCCCTCCCGTCCAGAGAGCAGAGGTGTCCGCTGACGCTGAGGTCGGCACCCTCCTGCACAACCTCATCGCTGTGGATCCGGATATCACCGACAACGGACAGTTGCTGTACGAGTTGGCCACGGACAGGGTGATACGAGCCGTGGATAAAAATGGGAAAGag GTAACCGAGGAAGGAATATTCGGCTCGTGGTTCTCCGTGCACCCCAACGGCAGCGTCGCCGTGTCGCAGAGCCTCGACCGGGCCCGGGCGGCCGTCGTCACGCTGCCCGTCGCCGTCAGCGACGCTTCGGCGCCCACGCTGCAGAGGACTGATG gagaattaataataaacatagttGATGTCAATCGTCACGCTCCTGTCTTCGGTCAGCCAGCTTACGTAGAGCGAATACTGGAAGAGCAGCCCGTAGGTACCGTGCTCAATACGTACACGGCGACTGATCGGGAGACGCCTATCGCCTCTATTGTCATACACCCACCGAGTCCGTACTTTGAAATCGATAATGTCACTG GAGTAGTCAAAACATCCCAGCGCATCGATTACGAGAAAATCCATTCAATAAACTTTACCCTCGTCGCGTATGACTCCGGTGTACCTCAGCTGTCAACATCCGCTGGTGTTCTGGTAGAGGTCGTGAATGTGAACGACGAGGAGCCGAAGTTCACAAACTCTACGTACAGCGCAGTGTTGGAGGAACACGCGAAGGCTCATACCAGCGTCCTTACCGTGGCTGCTGTTGACAAGGATGAAG GTGAATTCGGCGAGGTGACGTACAGCCTGTCGGGCGAGTCGGCGTCGCTGTTCAGCATCGACCCGCTGTCGGGCGTGGTGTCGGTGGCGGCGGACGTGGACCGCGAGGTGACGCCCGAGCTGTGGCTGCGCGCCGTGGCCGCCGACAGCGCGCCCCCGCCCCTGCGCAAGTCCGCCAGCGTGCCG ATACACATAACGGTTCTGGACATCAACGACAATCCCCCGGTCTTCACTCAGAAAGTATACAAGAGTACCATTGCCGAGAACTTGCAGCTCGACCCCCCCGCCGCGATACTCCAGGTCCTCGCCGAGGACAAAGACGTGGGGATCAACGGGAAAGTTGTATATAGCATATTGGAACAAAGCGAACCAG GAGCGTTCACGGTGGACCCGAGCAGCGGCATCATCTACCCCACGCGCGCggtggcgggcggcgcgcggcaCGCGCTGGCCGTGCGCGCGCGCGACGCGGGCGGGCGCGGGCTGGCGGACGCGGCGCGCGTCGACATCTCCGTGCTGCGCGTCAACCGCCACAGCCCCGCCTTCGTGGCGCCGCCCGCCGAGCGCCCGCTCGAGATACCCGAG CACGCAGCGCAGGCCGATTACCTTGTAACGACAGTGAAAGCTATAGACGAAGATCCCGGAGAGAACGGACAAGTTTCCTACTATCTGAAAGTGGATAATCAGAATGTTGGTGAAACTCAAGAATTTAGTCTCGACCAGAATACCGGTGAACTTAAGACCAAAACTTTCTTAGATAGAGAACAACAGGCCGAGTATCAG ttgGTAATCGCAGCGGTAGATAATGGTAAGCCAGCTCAATTTGAAACGTTGCGTCTTCTAACAGTGGTGCTGGTAGATGATGAAGATCACGCGCCACGGTTTCTTCATCGCCACCACCAATTTTCAGTAAAAGAAAATCTACCTTCTGGGATAATCGTTG gAAGTGTCAAAGCAATAGACAAAGATTCGGGTGATAATGGAAAGGTATACTATCATGTACTGGAAGGCAATCAGGATGGAAGCTTCATACTTGACAGGACACAGGGAATCATTCGAGCTAATATGACATTCGACAG AGAAATAGAAGACGAGTATTCGATGACAATATATGCCAGCAACAATCCAATACTAGAGCACGCGGCGGCCATCTTGAACTCCATAGACAACAGCACAGACAGCCAAGACATCAGTGTGACCACCGtcaaaattaagatattagATGAAAATGACAACGAGCCGAAAttccaacaaaaaatatattatgctg GTGTAAAGCACACGGCTCGCGTCAACGAGCCCATCATATCCATCGTGGCCGAGGACCCCGACCTCGACGAGAATGGAACTCTGATCTACATGGTGGCCGCCTCCAACCTGTACAAGTTCGGCGCCTCCCAGTCCACTGGCAGCGTGGTGCCTTCGCCGTTTAACGTTAGCCAGGATG GTATCCTCACGACGGCTAACTACATGTCCGAATACAACAACGATCGTTTCGTGCTGGATGTTATCGCACAGGAACTCGCTCCGCCGCACAGACAAGCAAAGGCCCAGGTTTAT CTCTGGATTATCGATCGGTCATCACTCATCCGCATGGTAGTTTCTCGAGGGTGTTCAGCTCCAGTGGAAGGGGTACAAAAGAAGCTAGCTGACGCTGGACAAGCTTTGCTGGTCGCTGGTAGAAGGTTACCACTGGTGCAAGCGGACAGGCGGTATGATGACTG GTGTGAGATCCACTTACACGCAGTAGACCCGGAGTCGTATCAAGTGTTACCGGTTGACAAAGTTCTGGAAACTATCGACTCGAAATACGATCAGCTTAAAGACGTGTATCAGCAGTTTGGCGTCGAGACTCTCATTGCTGCCAGTGCTACTTCGAAAG CACCGGACAGTTTCGATCCAGCTCTGGCGACGCTGATAGCTCTTCTAATTGTGTTGTTCACGGGGATTGTAACATTCATAGTCGTTTGCGCCTGCCTTAAGCATTG GGCGCCTTATTCCAGGGTGATACCACCTCCATCGCTTCAGTCGAGCAAAGGTGACAGTCTAGCGAGGCGACGGATATTAGAAGAGTTGAGTACAACTGAGAACCCGCTGTGGCTGGAGACGAAGCTGAGACCTTACGAAGAGCAGGAACTGACAATGAATGTCTTCGGAGATCAAAATGAACAGAATGCGGAACAGCCTCCTTTG GTCGACAACACGTACGCCACGATCGCGGGCGGGCGCGGGGACTACGCCACGCTGGCCGGAGACTCGCCCACGCCGCTCGAGGCCGCGCTCGGCTTCCAG ggTAGCACATTCAAGCCGCCTTCTCCTGACACGCCGGAGCCACCGCCGAGGCCGGCCGGTCTTGGACCATTGTCATG A